In Sphingobacteriaceae bacterium, the following proteins share a genomic window:
- a CDS encoding class 1 fructose-bisphosphatase, with amino-acid sequence MNVKTLGQFIIEKQADFPYAKGELSRLLRDLGIAAKIVNREVNKAGLVDVLGETGETNIQGERVKKLDIYANEQFIAAFKAGGEVCAIASEENDDIIPIDSEISKSAKYVVAMDPLDGSSNIDVNVSIGTIFSVYRRVSLSGPGTLEDFMQRGTEQVAAGYIIYGSSCMLVYTTGKGVNGFTLDPSIGEFCLSHPNMQTPKQGKVYSINEGNYLHFPDGVKKYLKYCQEEDKATNRPYSSRYIGSGVADIHRNLITGGVYIYPTTTKSPNGKLRLLYECNPLAYIIEQAGGKATTGGKRIMEIPITELHQRTPLFLGSSEMVDKAMEFMTKYSIEKV; translated from the coding sequence ATGAACGTTAAAACATTAGGTCAATTTATTATTGAGAAACAAGCTGATTTTCCCTATGCAAAAGGAGAATTATCAAGACTTTTGCGCGATTTGGGTATTGCTGCAAAAATCGTGAACCGCGAAGTAAATAAAGCGGGACTTGTAGATGTTTTAGGAGAGACCGGTGAGACAAACATTCAGGGCGAACGCGTAAAAAAATTAGACATTTATGCCAATGAACAGTTTATCGCCGCTTTTAAAGCCGGAGGTGAAGTTTGTGCAATTGCCAGCGAAGAAAACGATGATATTATTCCTATTGATTCAGAAATTTCAAAGAGCGCAAAATATGTTGTTGCGATGGATCCATTGGATGGTTCTTCCAATATAGATGTAAACGTTTCTATTGGAACCATTTTTTCGGTTTACCGCCGGGTAAGTTTAAGTGGTCCTGGTACTCTTGAAGATTTTATGCAACGTGGCACCGAACAGGTTGCTGCGGGTTACATTATTTACGGGTCAAGCTGTATGCTGGTTTACACAACAGGCAAGGGAGTTAACGGATTTACACTCGATCCTAGTATTGGAGAGTTTTGTTTATCGCATCCAAACATGCAAACTCCTAAACAAGGAAAAGTATATTCTATAAATGAAGGAAACTATTTGCATTTTCCTGATGGTGTAAAAAAATACTTAAAATATTGCCAGGAAGAAGACAAGGCCACAAATCGTCCCTATTCTTCACGTTATATTGGTTCGGGTGTTGCAGATATTCACCGTAACTTAATTACCGGTGGAGTTTACATTTATCCAACTACAACCAAATCTCCTAATGGGAAATTACGTTTGCTTTACGAATGTAATCCTTTGGCCTACATTATTGAACAAGCTGGAGGCAAAGCCACTACTGGTGGAAAACGTATCATGGAAATTCCTATTACAGAATTACACCAACGTACGCCTTTATTCTTAGGAAGCTCAGAGATGGTGGATAAAGCCATGGAGTTTATGACAAAATATTCCATAGAGAAGGTTTAA
- a CDS encoding GNAT family N-acetyltransferase gives MSVVLRKGTEKDLEAALNLVKELAVFEKAPAEVEVTSTEMRNWGFGPNKLFDFFVLEKENVIVGMALYYYKYSTWKGKCLFLEDLIVTEKERQNGFGKLLFNEVVKVAKEEKVRRMEWQVLDWNTPAIEFYKKYKANFDGEWINCKLSDMQLQKS, from the coding sequence ATGTCAGTTGTTTTAAGAAAAGGAACAGAAAAAGATTTAGAGGCAGCGCTAAATTTAGTGAAGGAACTTGCTGTGTTTGAAAAAGCTCCTGCTGAGGTGGAAGTTACATCCACAGAAATGCGCAACTGGGGCTTCGGTCCAAATAAACTTTTCGATTTTTTTGTCCTTGAAAAAGAAAACGTCATCGTTGGTATGGCACTCTACTATTACAAATATTCAACATGGAAAGGGAAATGTTTATTTTTAGAGGATCTCATTGTCACGGAAAAAGAACGTCAGAATGGTTTTGGAAAATTATTATTCAATGAAGTTGTAAAGGTTGCTAAAGAAGAAAAAGTCCGCCGCATGGAGTGGCAGGTTTTAGATTGGAATACGCCCGCTATTGAATTCTATAAAAAATACAAGGCTAATTTTGATGGCGAGTGGATTAACTGTAAGTTGAGCGATATGCAATTGCAAAAGTCTTAG
- a CDS encoding ferredoxin yields the protein MIFDVHIFVCNNQRTGSEKLSCGEAHGLELAGEFKKQLKDLNIGLKTRANKSGCLGICDFGPTVAIYPEGTFYVGVKKEDVKEIIQSHIVNKIPVERLLLKDWK from the coding sequence ATGATTTTTGATGTTCATATTTTTGTCTGTAACAACCAACGCACAGGCAGTGAGAAATTAAGTTGTGGTGAGGCGCATGGTCTGGAGTTAGCAGGCGAATTCAAAAAGCAATTAAAGGATCTCAACATAGGTTTAAAAACAAGAGCTAATAAAAGCGGCTGCCTTGGTATTTGCGATTTTGGTCCTACTGTGGCCATTTATCCGGAAGGGACATTCTATGTGGGTGTTAAAAAGGAAGATGTGAAAGAAATTATACAATCACATATAGTGAATAAAATTCCGGTAGAGCGTTTATTGTTGAAGGATTGGAAATAG
- a CDS encoding TIGR01777 family protein, whose product MAKILITGGSGLVGKAISDLLLTQGHEVRWLSREASQSPSGSGKIVSFKWDIKTAYIDEKAMEGLDHIIHLSGAGIIDKRWTEAYKRELVDSRVKSTELLFKTISKRAPKLKSFIGASAVGYYGSDVTDHVFTETDEAVLDNSRHDFLAEVCIAWENSYKPIAQTGLRTAIIRTGIVLSKEGGAYAKMVTPFKFGLGAAIASGKQYFPWIHIKDLAQIYVYALFQDNVSGAYNAVSSVSINNDNFSRALAKSLNKAFFLPNVPEFALKLALGERAVTITRGVQISNEKIKAAGYNFAFDDLEEALRSLN is encoded by the coding sequence ATGGCAAAGATATTAATTACCGGCGGAAGTGGTTTGGTTGGAAAAGCTATTTCTGATTTATTACTAACTCAGGGGCACGAGGTTCGCTGGTTAAGTCGCGAAGCGTCACAAAGTCCTTCAGGATCAGGAAAAATTGTAAGTTTTAAATGGGATATCAAAACCGCTTACATCGATGAAAAAGCGATGGAGGGTTTAGACCATATCATTCATTTGTCAGGTGCTGGTATTATTGACAAACGCTGGACCGAAGCTTACAAGAGAGAACTCGTTGACTCACGGGTAAAGAGCACCGAGCTCCTATTTAAAACCATTTCTAAACGGGCACCTAAATTAAAATCCTTTATAGGAGCAAGCGCTGTGGGGTATTACGGCAGTGATGTAACAGATCATGTATTTACTGAAACAGATGAAGCGGTTCTTGATAACTCCCGGCATGATTTTCTAGCCGAAGTTTGCATTGCCTGGGAGAACAGTTATAAACCCATCGCTCAAACTGGCCTGCGCACAGCAATTATCCGTACAGGAATTGTTTTGAGTAAAGAAGGAGGCGCTTATGCGAAAATGGTTACACCCTTTAAGTTTGGTTTGGGTGCAGCGATCGCAAGCGGCAAACAGTACTTTCCCTGGATTCACATAAAAGATCTGGCACAAATTTATGTCTATGCTTTGTTTCAGGATAACGTTAGCGGCGCCTACAATGCAGTAAGTTCTGTGTCTATAAACAATGACAATTTTTCCAGAGCATTAGCAAAAAGTTTAAACAAAGCTTTTTTTCTCCCGAATGTTCCGGAGTTCGCTCTAAAACTGGCACTTGGAGAGCGCGCTGTGACTATAACGCGGGGTGTGCAAATTTCAAATGAAAAAATCAAAGCGGCGGGCTATAATTTTGCGTTTGATGATCTTGAAGAAGCTTTAAGGAGTTTAAACTAA
- a CDS encoding biotin--[acetyl-CoA-carboxylase] ligase, giving the protein METLFIGKNIIFLPEIESTNSYAIDLLKNVNLPEGTVVHALNQTHGKGQRGSLWTAEPERNMTASFILRPTFLELKNQFFLYQVAALACYDAMAQILDSSQIDIKIKWPNDILVNQKKIAGILIENTIHNGQISWCVAGIGINVNQEFFGENLKAASLKSITGRTYSIQYVLEILCQQLEKHYLALLNSKKENITSSYLKNLFGLNTFRDFELNGKTESFCVKGVGESGLLVLQDSAGGEREMDVKDIKWIY; this is encoded by the coding sequence ATGGAAACATTATTTATTGGGAAAAACATCATTTTTTTACCTGAGATAGAGAGTACCAATTCTTATGCCATAGACTTGTTAAAGAACGTTAACCTTCCTGAGGGCACAGTGGTGCATGCTCTAAATCAAACGCATGGTAAGGGTCAGCGTGGCTCACTCTGGACCGCAGAGCCAGAGCGGAATATGACGGCTTCGTTTATTTTACGTCCTACTTTTCTGGAACTTAAAAATCAATTTTTTTTATACCAGGTTGCCGCTTTAGCTTGTTATGACGCAATGGCGCAAATATTGGATAGTAGCCAAATTGACATTAAAATAAAATGGCCAAATGACATATTGGTAAATCAGAAAAAAATTGCGGGAATCTTAATTGAAAATACCATTCACAATGGACAAATAAGTTGGTGTGTAGCGGGTATTGGAATAAACGTAAACCAGGAATTTTTTGGAGAAAATTTAAAAGCCGCGTCTCTTAAAAGTATTACCGGAAGAACTTATTCTATCCAGTATGTTTTGGAGATACTTTGCCAGCAGCTGGAGAAACACTACCTGGCATTGTTAAATTCAAAAAAAGAAAACATTACCTCGTCTTACCTGAAAAATCTTTTCGGCTTAAATACATTCCGCGACTTTGAGTTGAATGGAAAGACGGAAAGTTTTTGTGTGAAAGGAGTAGGTGAGAGCGGTCTGCTGGTGTTGCAAGATTCAGCTGGTGGAGAAAGAGAAATGGATGTTAAGGATATTAAATGGATCTACTGA
- the rsfS gene encoding ribosome silencing factor, which yields MAKKPVTKIAAKKTSKSPAKKTTAKSSGSSKKVLVKKSVGGAGAKKSAVKVKKPLTDKERELREANVIANSENKKKPSTTKRPKKTSTAKQTTGLLDSIVEGMQERKAKNIQILNLQGLENRVTDYFVICDAESNTHVNSIADSVEETVEKMTSERPYHSEGQQNGEWILIDYINIVVHVFLREAREHYNIEGLWGDAEITEVKD from the coding sequence ATGGCCAAAAAACCAGTAACAAAAATCGCTGCAAAAAAAACTTCAAAATCACCAGCAAAAAAAACAACTGCTAAAAGTTCAGGTTCTTCAAAAAAAGTTCTGGTAAAAAAATCAGTAGGAGGAGCAGGCGCTAAAAAATCCGCAGTAAAGGTAAAAAAGCCATTAACAGATAAAGAACGTGAATTGCGCGAAGCAAACGTTATAGCGAATTCTGAGAACAAGAAAAAACCTTCAACTACAAAAAGGCCAAAAAAAACCAGCACCGCTAAACAAACCACAGGTTTGCTTGATTCGATTGTAGAAGGGATGCAGGAGCGCAAAGCTAAAAACATTCAGATTTTAAACCTGCAAGGTCTCGAAAACCGTGTAACAGATTATTTCGTTATATGCGATGCCGAGAGTAATACACACGTTAACTCTATTGCCGACAGCGTAGAGGAAACGGTTGAAAAAATGACCAGTGAAAGACCGTACCACTCCGAAGGCCAGCAAAATGGCGAATGGATTCTGATCGATTACATCAACATTGTAGTACACGTTTTTTTACGTGAAGCAAGAGAGCATTACAATATTGAAGGTTTGTGGGGTGATGCGGAAATTACAGAGGTTAAAGATTAA
- a CDS encoding peptidase M41 codes for MSDEQKQEPTQNTNSNDQPSSQEEERKKQFERMKEKFGRQNSPFGGNKGGNGGNNFYWIYGAVVAILLFIVFYGNDFSSRLKEVPQSKFYHDMLLKGDVQEVVIVNKNIARITVNPDSAATLDRYKDPKTGQSYFPDKKFKGPQFFVTIPSIDYFLSSMEKVQTDAGIPKDRQVSARSVEETNWMTDNLSFIIPILLMLVIWIVMMRRMGGGGSGGPGQIFNIGKSKATLFDKDTHVNITFNDVAGLDGAKMEVMEIVDFLKNPKKYTDLGAKIPKGALLVGPPGTGKTLLAKAVAGEAKVPFFSLSGSDFVEMFVGVGASRVRDLFRQAKEKAPCIIFIDEIDAIGRARGKSASAGANDERENTLNQLLTEMDGFGTNSGVIILAATNRADILDRALMRAGRFDRQIYVDMPDLNERKEIFAVHLKKIKIDDTVNIDFLAKQTPGFSGADIANICNEAALIAARSNKKNVQKQDFLDAVDRIIAGLEKKNKIITVGEKRVIAFHEAGHATVSWMLEHASPLVKVTIVPRGKSLGAAWYLPEERQITTLDQIFDEMCAALGGRAAEEIVFGKVSTGALSDLEKITKQAYACIVYYGLNEKIGNISYYDSSGQSEYNFSKPYSESTAKTIDEEVKKMTDIAYAKTKQILMSNKDKLTMLAEKLLEKEVIFKEDLEEIFGKRPFDKHEEAMKPQIDIPPISI; via the coding sequence ATGAGCGACGAACAAAAACAGGAACCAACACAAAATACAAACAGCAACGATCAACCTTCTTCGCAAGAGGAAGAAAGAAAGAAGCAGTTTGAACGCATGAAAGAAAAATTCGGGCGTCAGAACTCTCCTTTTGGAGGAAACAAAGGTGGTAACGGTGGCAATAATTTCTATTGGATCTACGGTGCCGTTGTAGCTATTTTACTTTTTATTGTTTTTTACGGAAATGATTTTAGTTCCCGTTTAAAAGAAGTGCCACAAAGCAAATTTTATCATGACATGCTCTTAAAAGGGGATGTGCAGGAAGTAGTGATCGTAAATAAAAACATTGCCCGTATTACCGTAAATCCGGATAGCGCGGCAACACTCGACCGATACAAAGATCCTAAAACAGGGCAATCCTATTTCCCGGATAAAAAATTTAAAGGCCCTCAATTCTTTGTAACCATTCCTTCGATTGATTATTTCTTATCGAGTATGGAAAAAGTGCAAACAGATGCGGGGATTCCTAAAGACAGACAAGTGTCGGCACGCAGTGTGGAAGAAACAAACTGGATGACAGATAATTTGTCTTTTATCATTCCAATTTTATTAATGCTGGTTATCTGGATAGTAATGATGCGCCGCATGGGCGGTGGTGGAAGCGGTGGTCCGGGACAGATCTTTAATATTGGAAAATCGAAAGCGACTTTATTTGATAAAGACACCCATGTAAATATCACCTTTAACGATGTGGCCGGCTTAGACGGTGCAAAAATGGAGGTTATGGAAATTGTAGACTTTTTAAAGAATCCGAAAAAATATACAGACCTGGGTGCGAAAATTCCGAAAGGAGCCTTATTAGTAGGACCTCCGGGTACAGGTAAAACTTTACTGGCTAAAGCAGTTGCCGGTGAAGCAAAAGTTCCGTTCTTTTCTTTAAGCGGATCTGATTTTGTGGAAATGTTCGTAGGAGTTGGAGCTTCACGTGTACGTGATCTATTCAGACAAGCGAAAGAAAAAGCACCTTGTATCATTTTTATCGATGAGATAGATGCTATCGGACGTGCTCGTGGTAAAAGCGCTTCAGCTGGTGCCAACGATGAACGTGAAAACACTTTAAATCAATTGCTAACGGAAATGGACGGTTTCGGAACTAATAGCGGTGTTATTATTTTAGCGGCTACTAACCGTGCGGATATCTTAGACAGAGCGTTAATGCGCGCCGGCCGTTTTGATAGGCAGATTTATGTAGATATGCCCGACTTAAATGAACGTAAGGAAATTTTCGCGGTGCATTTAAAGAAAATTAAAATCGACGATACTGTAAATATTGATTTCCTTGCCAAACAAACACCTGGATTTAGCGGGGCCGACATTGCTAATATTTGTAATGAGGCAGCTTTAATTGCAGCCCGTTCAAACAAGAAAAATGTTCAGAAACAAGATTTCTTAGATGCTGTTGATAGAATTATCGCAGGTCTTGAAAAGAAAAATAAAATTATCACTGTTGGAGAAAAACGTGTGATCGCGTTTCACGAAGCTGGTCACGCTACTGTGAGCTGGATGTTGGAACATGCCAGTCCTCTGGTTAAAGTAACTATTGTACCTCGCGGTAAGTCTTTGGGTGCTGCCTGGTATTTACCGGAAGAGCGCCAGATTACTACGCTTGACCAGATTTTTGATGAGATGTGCGCTGCTTTAGGCGGACGTGCTGCAGAAGAAATCGTTTTTGGAAAAGTAAGTACGGGTGCATTGAGTGATCTTGAAAAAATAACCAAACAAGCTTATGCCTGTATCGTGTATTACGGTTTAAATGAAAAGATCGGTAACATAAGTTACTACGACAGCTCAGGACAAAGTGAATATAACTTCAGCAAACCTTACAGCGAAAGCACTGCTAAAACCATTGATGAAGAAGTTAAGAAAATGACGGATATTGCTTATGCAAAAACGAAACAAATCTTAATGAGCAATAAGGATAAGCTGACTATGTTAGCAGAGAAATTGCTTGAGAAAGAAGTGATCTTTAAAGAAGATTTAGAAGAGATCTTTGGTAAACGTCCATTCGATAAACACGAAGAGGCAATGAAACCACAGATTGATATTCCACCAATTTCAATTTAA
- a CDS encoding response regulator — MAKTGPIVLIEDDEDDAELFKTVLLELEIGNNLLWFSDTQTAMDYLTNSSGQPFLIVCDVNLPKQNGIAFKHEIEANEHLRRKSIPFIFYSTAVDKYVVTKAYEDLTIQGFFKKEHNYSIIKEQIKSIITYWMHCEHPSDIG; from the coding sequence ATGGCTAAGACTGGACCTATAGTATTAATAGAAGATGATGAAGATGATGCCGAACTTTTTAAAACGGTATTGCTCGAGCTTGAAATTGGGAATAATTTGTTGTGGTTTTCAGACACTCAAACTGCAATGGATTACCTTACTAACAGCAGTGGACAACCCTTCCTGATTGTATGTGATGTAAATCTCCCAAAACAAAATGGAATTGCCTTTAAACACGAAATAGAGGCTAATGAACACTTAAGAAGAAAAAGTATTCCATTTATATTTTACTCCACTGCTGTTGACAAATACGTGGTCACAAAAGCTTATGAGGACTTAACTATTCAGGGCTTTTTTAAGAAAGAGCACAACTATTCTATCATTAAAGAACAAATAAAAAGCATTATTACCTATTGGATGCACTGTGAACATCCTTCAGATATTGGTTAA
- a CDS encoding RNA methyltransferase, with the protein MAYAEHIADRIREALVDLPLVDEKKMFGGVCFMVDGKMCVGVIKDEMMCRIDPEIEEMALEQTGCRQMDFQTKHMKGYVYISDEGMRSKKKFDYWIDLCLDFNKRVQPSKKSAKKKKQG; encoded by the coding sequence ATGGCCTATGCAGAACATATTGCAGATCGTATTCGCGAAGCATTAGTAGATCTTCCGCTTGTGGATGAGAAAAAAATGTTTGGTGGCGTTTGTTTTATGGTGGATGGAAAAATGTGTGTGGGCGTTATTAAGGACGAAATGATGTGCCGCATTGATCCGGAAATAGAGGAAATGGCTTTAGAACAAACGGGTTGCCGGCAAATGGATTTCCAGACCAAACACATGAAAGGGTACGTTTACATCAGCGACGAGGGTATGCGATCCAAAAAAAAATTCGATTATTGGATAGATTTATGTCTTGATTTTAATAAAAGAGTTCAGCCCTCAAAAAAATCAGCTAAAAAAAAGAAGCAGGGGTGA
- a CDS encoding DEAD/DEAH box helicase: protein MTSFNDLNLSKPLVKALQDLELENPTPIQEKAFPIIMSGKDAVGIAQTGTGKTFAYLIPILRQLTYSEQRHPRVLIVVPTRELVVQVVTEIEKLAKYMSLRVFGVYGASNINTQKQKVYDGLDILVATPGRLIDLTLSRTLQFSAVKKLVIDEVDEMLNLGFRPQLKQILEVLPPKRQNLMFSATLTEDVEAMIEKYFNAPEYIEVITRGTPLEKIIQQAYHIPNFYTKVNTLKWLLENDASMSKVLLFVKNKKIADDLEKELEAFSDDIGIIHSNKSQPHRFNAVKQFQEGTHRLLIATDVIARGLDLQDVTHVINFDTPKDPSSYIHRIGRTGRADKTGIALSFITDKELEMQEAIEELMAKKITVLDLPEDVEISEDLTPDEIPAVRDKNLKKGKKLVIPTGAFHEKKAKNAKVQLGGKRRQEKQRRALEKSRSMRKR from the coding sequence ATGACTTCCTTTAACGATCTCAACCTTTCTAAACCACTTGTAAAAGCTTTACAGGATCTGGAGCTGGAAAATCCAACACCTATTCAGGAAAAAGCTTTCCCGATCATTATGTCGGGCAAAGATGCTGTGGGGATTGCGCAAACCGGTACTGGAAAAACATTTGCTTATTTAATTCCGATCTTACGTCAGCTTACTTATTCAGAACAACGTCACCCGCGCGTGCTCATTGTGGTTCCAACACGTGAGCTGGTGGTGCAGGTAGTAACAGAAATTGAAAAGCTTGCAAAGTACATGAGTCTTCGCGTTTTCGGAGTTTATGGTGCTTCCAATATCAATACACAAAAACAAAAAGTATATGATGGTCTCGATATTTTAGTGGCAACTCCCGGACGATTGATCGATCTTACTTTGAGCCGCACTTTACAATTCAGTGCTGTAAAAAAACTGGTGATCGATGAAGTGGATGAAATGCTGAATCTAGGATTCAGGCCCCAACTCAAACAAATTTTAGAAGTTCTTCCACCAAAACGTCAGAATTTAATGTTTTCGGCAACCCTTACCGAAGATGTGGAAGCGATGATTGAAAAATATTTTAACGCTCCCGAATACATAGAGGTCATAACCCGCGGAACGCCTTTAGAGAAAATCATTCAGCAAGCTTATCACATTCCGAATTTTTACACGAAGGTTAACACGCTGAAATGGCTTTTAGAGAATGATGCCAGCATGAGCAAAGTATTGTTGTTTGTGAAAAATAAAAAAATAGCCGATGATCTTGAAAAAGAGCTCGAAGCCTTTAGCGACGACATTGGCATCATTCACTCCAATAAGTCGCAGCCCCACCGTTTTAATGCGGTAAAACAATTCCAGGAAGGTACGCACCGTTTATTGATTGCTACAGATGTAATTGCCCGCGGACTCGATTTGCAAGACGTAACTCACGTTATAAATTTTGATACTCCAAAAGATCCCAGCTCTTACATTCACCGTATTGGTAGAACGGGTAGGGCAGATAAAACTGGTATTGCCTTAAGTTTTATAACCGATAAAGAACTCGAAATGCAGGAAGCCATCGAAGAACTCATGGCAAAAAAAATAACGGTACTCGATTTACCGGAAGATGTTGAGATTTCAGAAGATCTTACACCCGATGAAATTCCTGCAGTTCGTGATAAAAACCTTAAAAAAGGAAAGAAATTAGTCATTCCTACCGGAGCCTTCCATGAGAAAAAAGCAAAAAATGCCAAGGTACAATTAGGCGGAAAACGCCGCCAGGAAAAACAAAGACGCGCTCTTGAGAAAAGCAGGAGCATGCGCAAGCGTTGA